One genomic segment of Nitrospirota bacterium includes these proteins:
- the lexA gene encoding transcriptional repressor LexA: MLTKRQKQALDFITSFRNKKGLSPSLEEIKKHLKLSSVSTAHHHVKKLQESGYLQKEYNQPRALSPVKEKSIIEVSLVGTIAAGQPIEPIEAPNEIIAISKDEVGTHGKHYALRVQGNSMIDEGIFDGDIVIIRKQEFADNGQTVVAIIDDNQATLKKIYRERDRIRLQPANPTLFPFYREDVEIRGIVVKIIRNLETQIEKERVKDEKYVRRIDYSWDYKGENTKQYTHGIHTYPAMFIPQVARRLLETYSQKGDTICDIFCGSGTALVESKLLGRNAYGIDLNPLAILLARVKTTPINPSLLTKAYFKLLSEIDKVKGKEVHKPNFNNIDFWFKEDVILQLAKIKDAILKIENSDIRNFFMIPFSESVRLSSNTKSGEFKLVRISRDKLENYCPDVLGIFRKRTELNIKGMADFYKEAGKDVFTKIIYGDSAKDNKIKDNSIDFILTSPPYGDSRTTVAYGQFSRLSAQWANIFDDPNKASGLDNELLGGKATKTIEHHLLSNYLKESLDKIIKRDEKRAKEVLSFYIGLNTCLRQAHRILKPKKYFCIVIGNRMVKQVRIPTDFIIAELSESIGFTCEDIFVRNIPGKRMPMKNSPTNIVGALEETMNKESIVVLRKD, encoded by the coding sequence ATGCTTACAAAACGACAGAAACAAGCCCTTGATTTTATAACATCTTTTAGAAATAAGAAAGGTCTTTCACCATCTCTTGAGGAAATAAAAAAACATCTTAAACTATCTTCTGTTTCAACTGCTCATCATCATGTAAAGAAATTACAAGAATCCGGATACTTACAAAAAGAATATAACCAACCAAGAGCTTTATCTCCAGTAAAAGAGAAATCAATTATTGAGGTCTCTTTAGTCGGGACGATTGCAGCGGGTCAACCCATCGAACCAATAGAAGCTCCTAATGAAATCATTGCCATTTCAAAAGACGAAGTTGGAACACACGGCAAACATTATGCATTAAGAGTACAAGGCAACAGTATGATTGATGAAGGAATTTTTGATGGGGATATTGTCATTATCAGAAAACAGGAATTTGCAGATAACGGGCAAACAGTCGTTGCAATTATTGATGATAATCAGGCAACACTTAAGAAAATTTATAGAGAAAGAGACCGCATTAGACTTCAACCGGCAAACCCTACACTATTTCCTTTCTACAGAGAGGATGTAGAGATAAGAGGGATTGTCGTAAAAATTATTAGAAATTTAGAAACTCAAATCGAGAAAGAAAGAGTAAAAGATGAAAAATATGTTAGAAGAATAGATTATTCATGGGATTATAAGGGAGAAAATACTAAGCAATATACTCACGGTATACATACCTATCCTGCAATGTTCATTCCTCAAGTTGCACGCCGACTATTAGAAACTTATAGCCAAAAAGGAGATACGATTTGTGATATATTCTGTGGATCCGGTACAGCATTAGTTGAAAGTAAACTGTTAGGAAGAAATGCTTATGGGATAGATTTGAATCCATTAGCAATCTTGCTGGCAAGGGTTAAAACAACTCCGATAAATCCCTCTTTACTTACAAAAGCATATTTTAAATTGCTTTCAGAGATTGATAAAGTAAAGGGGAAAGAAGTACATAAACCTAATTTTAACAATATTGATTTCTGGTTTAAGGAAGATGTTATTCTACAGTTAGCCAAAATAAAAGACGCTATTTTAAAAATAGAGAATTCAGATATAAGAAATTTTTTTATGATACCTTTCAGTGAAAGTGTCAGATTATCATCAAACACAAAGAGTGGGGAATTTAAGCTTGTGAGAATAAGCAGAGATAAATTGGAAAACTATTGTCCTGATGTTTTAGGAATTTTTAGAAAAAGAACAGAACTCAACATAAAAGGAATGGCAGATTTTTATAAGGAAGCAGGTAAAGACGTATTTACAAAAATAATTTATGGAGATTCTGCAAAAGATAATAAAATAAAAGATAACTCAATTGATTTTATATTAACCTCCCCCCCTTATGGAGACAGCAGAACTACCGTTGCTTATGGTCAATTTTCACGATTGTCGGCACAATGGGCTAATATTTTTGATGACCCAAATAAGGCTTCCGGTTTAGATAATGAGCTGCTCGGCGGTAAAGCCACTAAAACTATAGAGCATCATTTACTTTCTAATTATTTAAAAGAATCATTAGATAAAATTATAAAGAGAGATGAAAAGAGGGCTAAAGAGGTATTAAGTTTTTATATCGGATTAAACACTTGTTTAAGGCAAGCCCATAGGATACTGAAACCAAAAAAATATTTCTGCATTGTAATTGGTAATAGAATGGTGAAGCAAGTAAGGATACCTACTGATTTTATTATTGCTGAATTGAGTGAGAGTATAGGATTTACTTGTGAAGATATTTTTGTGAGAAATATTCCTGGCAAAAGAATGCCTATGAAAAATTCACCGACTAATATTGTTGGAGCATTAGAA
- a CDS encoding DEAD/DEAH box helicase, translated as MENLRFEELNLSKEIQKAITEMGFEEATPIQSQSIPYLLDGRDVLGQAQTGTGKTAAFGIPVLEMVDPHSRNLQAAIVCPTRELAIQVAEELKKLAKYKRGIEILPVYGGQPIDRQFIALKRGVQIMIGTPGRIMDHMKRRTLKMEGVKMVVLDEADEMLDMGFRDDIEAILKQTPKDRQTILFSATMPKAILELTKRYQNNPMTIKLVHKEMTVPKIEQVYFEVKEHAKAEVFCRLIDAYNLKLSLAFCNTKKKVDELVETLKARGYQAEGLHGDLSQYQRDRVMSRFRKGTVEILVATDVAARGIDVEDIEAVFNYDVPQDDENYIHRIGRTGRAGRAGRAFTFVVGRDIYKIKDIQKFTHAKIKLERVPSLSDVAEVKTNILMEKIKKTIDEGHLTKYESMIERVIDEDYTSLDVAAALLKLTMDEKPKEERPHEVEDDTKETGAKHGMVRFFINIGSQQKVQIKDIVGAIAGETGIPCKAIGAVDVFDGYTFVEVPKEFAKDVQRGMKEAKIKGKRVNIEIANPKVSRDTRGRD; from the coding sequence GTGGAAAATTTAAGATTTGAAGAATTAAATTTATCAAAAGAGATACAGAAGGCTATTACGGAGATGGGTTTTGAAGAGGCCACGCCGATCCAGTCGCAGTCCATTCCATATCTTTTAGATGGAAGAGATGTGCTTGGCCAGGCACAGACCGGTACGGGAAAGACAGCGGCATTCGGTATACCTGTTTTAGAGATGGTAGACCCGCATTCAAGGAACTTACAGGCGGCGATTGTATGTCCTACGAGAGAGCTTGCCATTCAGGTAGCAGAAGAACTTAAAAAACTCGCAAAATATAAAAGGGGAATCGAGATACTGCCTGTCTACGGAGGTCAGCCGATAGACCGCCAGTTTATTGCATTAAAAAGGGGTGTACAGATTATGATAGGCACACCCGGCAGGATCATGGACCACATGAAACGCCGTACACTGAAGATGGAAGGCGTTAAAATGGTTGTACTGGATGAGGCAGACGAGATGCTGGATATGGGATTCAGAGATGACATTGAGGCCATACTGAAACAGACTCCAAAGGATAGGCAGACTATCCTGTTTTCTGCAACGATGCCTAAGGCAATCCTTGAATTGACAAAGAGATACCAGAACAATCCGATGACTATAAAGCTGGTACATAAAGAGATGACTGTCCCTAAGATTGAGCAGGTCTATTTCGAGGTCAAGGAACATGCTAAGGCAGAGGTCTTCTGCCGCCTGATTGACGCCTATAACCTTAAACTATCGCTTGCGTTCTGTAATACAAAAAAGAAGGTAGACGAACTGGTGGAGACGCTCAAGGCAAGGGGATACCAGGCTGAAGGACTTCACGGTGATTTGAGCCAGTACCAGAGAGACCGGGTGATGTCACGGTTCAGGAAAGGTACTGTTGAGATATTAGTTGCAACAGATGTGGCGGCACGCGGAATTGATGTCGAGGACATTGAGGCAGTGTTTAATTATGATGTCCCTCAGGATGATGAAAACTATATACACAGGATAGGCAGAACAGGCAGGGCCGGCAGGGCTGGAAGGGCATTTACATTTGTGGTTGGAAGAGATATTTACAAGATAAAAGATATACAGAAATTTACTCATGCAAAGATTAAGTTAGAGAGGGTGCCTTCCCTGAGTGATGTGGCAGAGGTCAAGACAAACATCCTGATGGAAAAGATTAAGAAGACTATAGATGAGGGTCATCTGACGAAATACGAAAGTATGATAGAAAGGGTCATAGATGAAGATTATACATCTTTAGATGTAGCCGCTGCACTGTTAAAGCTTACTATGGATGAAAAACCTAAAGAAGAACGGCCACATGAGGTTGAAGATGATACTAAAGAAACCGGAGCCAAACATGGAATGGTGAGGTTTTTTATTAATATTGGAAGCCAGCAAAAGGTTCAGATAAAGGATATCGTAGGGGCTATTGCCGGAGAAACAGGTATTCCATGCAAGGCGATAGGGGCAGTAGATGTTTTTGATGGCTATACATTTGTGGAAGTACCCAAAGAGTTTGCAAAGGATGTTCAGCGTGGAATGAAAGAGGCTAAGATAAAGGGGAAGAGGGTTAATATAGAGATAGCGAATCCGAAAGTCAGCAGGGACACCAGGGGCAGGGATTAG
- the lgt gene encoding prolipoprotein diacylglyceryl transferase — MIFIHNLSPVMIELGPFSIRWYGVLFAAGVMLNYLFVRWIFRREQYPLSDAESGITYLFFGLLIGARLGEILFYEPGFYFSNPSEMIKIWNGGLSSHGAAIGVFISFNIWIRVHKIKFSKYADAFVLGFPITAACVRIGNFFNSEIVGIPTSGNWGVVFKYAGENFPRHPAQLYEAVLSIFIFIILFLLYKKYYRKTPPMFFLFLYTVLYFGGRFIIEFKKDLHVLPDAFPLSMGQVLSLVPLILAVGYFVFVFPRQKTR, encoded by the coding sequence ATGATTTTTATTCACAACCTGTCTCCTGTGATGATTGAGCTGGGGCCGTTCAGCATCCGCTGGTACGGTGTGCTTTTTGCTGCAGGGGTTATGTTAAATTACCTTTTTGTCAGATGGATATTCAGGAGGGAACAATACCCTCTGTCCGATGCGGAGAGCGGCATTACTTATCTATTCTTCGGCCTGCTTATAGGTGCAAGGCTGGGAGAGATACTTTTTTACGAGCCGGGATTTTATTTCAGCAATCCGTCAGAGATGATCAAGATATGGAACGGCGGGCTATCGAGTCATGGTGCGGCAATAGGTGTCTTTATCTCCTTCAATATATGGATAAGAGTTCACAAGATAAAGTTCTCAAAATATGCGGATGCCTTTGTACTCGGTTTTCCTATTACAGCCGCGTGTGTTAGGATTGGGAATTTTTTTAATTCAGAGATAGTCGGCATACCTACAAGTGGAAACTGGGGAGTTGTGTTTAAATACGCCGGTGAGAATTTTCCGCGTCATCCTGCACAACTTTATGAGGCAGTGCTAAGCATTTTCATCTTTATTATCTTATTCCTGCTCTACAAAAAATATTACAGAAAGACACCGCCGATGTTTTTTCTGTTTCTCTACACCGTACTTTACTTCGGCGGCAGATTCATTATTGAATTTAAAAAGGACCTCCATGTCCTGCCTGACGCATTCCCCTTATCAATGGGCCAGGTGCTGAGTTTAGTTCCGTTAATATTAGCTGTCGGATATTTTGTGTTTGTTTTCCCAAGGCAGAAAACGAGGTAA
- a CDS encoding Dabb family protein, whose translation MIKHIVLFRLQESALGKSKDENLRELKARLELLQDKITVVKSLEVGINIGASASASDIAIYSEFDDMQALEEYRVHPEHVKIVEFIDKACSERRVADYEV comes from the coding sequence ATGATAAAGCACATCGTTTTGTTCAGGTTGCAAGAATCAGCATTGGGCAAGAGTAAAGATGAAAACCTGCGGGAACTGAAAGCCCGGCTTGAATTACTTCAGGATAAAATTACAGTGGTAAAGTCCCTTGAAGTCGGGATCAATATTGGTGCCTCTGCAAGCGCCTCTGACATAGCCATCTACTCTGAGTTCGATGACATGCAGGCACTGGAAGAATACCGCGTACATCCTGAACACGTAAAGATAGTAGAGTTTATTGACAAGGCATGCTCGGAGAGGCGTGTGGCAGACTATGAAGTCTAA
- the msrA gene encoding peptide-methionine (S)-S-oxide reductase MsrA yields the protein MQFEEVIFAGGCFWCMEPAFEELDGVADVISGYTGGEKSDPTYEEVSSGRTGHIEAVRIIYDPAKVSYNQLLNTFWKQIDPTDAGGSFVDRGSQYRSAIFYHNDEQRQLAEKSKTEIEKSGKFKKPIATEIRRCAEFYPAEDYHQDYHKKDPERYKYYRYMSGRDQYIEKVWSVRKLKKKLTPIQYHVTQENGTERAFENEYWDNHREGIYVDVVSGEPLFSSLDKFDSGTGWPSFTKPMESECLIEKEDRSLFMTRTEVRSRTADSHLGHLFNDGPEPEGMRYCINSAAIKFIPKEDFEKEGYGKYKRLFEKS from the coding sequence ATGCAGTTTGAAGAGGTGATATTTGCAGGCGGGTGTTTCTGGTGCATGGAGCCAGCCTTTGAAGAGCTTGACGGGGTTGCAGATGTAATCTCCGGCTATACAGGCGGTGAGAAATCAGATCCCACTTATGAAGAGGTATCGTCCGGGCGAACAGGACATATTGAGGCAGTCCGGATAATCTATGATCCTGCCAAAGTAAGTTATAATCAACTGCTGAATACATTCTGGAAACAGATTGACCCGACAGATGCAGGCGGTTCCTTTGTGGACAGGGGGTCACAATACAGGTCAGCCATCTTTTATCACAATGATGAACAGAGGCAACTTGCTGAGAAATCGAAAACAGAGATAGAAAAGTCAGGGAAGTTTAAGAAGCCAATCGCAACAGAAATCCGGAGGTGTGCTGAGTTTTATCCTGCTGAAGATTATCATCAGGACTACCACAAAAAGGATCCTGAGAGATATAAATATTACAGATACATGTCAGGACGGGATCAATATATTGAAAAGGTCTGGAGCGTCAGGAAATTAAAAAAGAAATTAACCCCGATTCAATATCATGTCACTCAGGAGAACGGCACTGAACGGGCATTTGAAAACGAATATTGGGATAATCACCGGGAAGGGATATACGTTGATGTGGTATCCGGAGAACCTCTCTTTAGTTCCCTTGATAAATTCGATTCAGGGACAGGCTGGCCAAGTTTTACAAAACCGATGGAGTCTGAATGTCTTATTGAAAAAGAGGACAGGAGTCTCTTTATGACGAGGACAGAGGTCAGGAGCAGAACGGCTGATTCTCATCTCGGTCATCTGTTTAATGACGGCCCTGAGCCTGAGGGCATGAGGTATTGCATAAACTCCGCTGCGATTAAGTTTATCCCGAAAGAGGACTTTGAAAAAGAGGGATATGGTAAATATAAACGGCTGTTTGAGAAATCATAG
- a CDS encoding hemerythrin family protein: MALITWDENYSVNVKVFDEHHRKLVELINKLNEGMKSGKGKDVLESILSDLVNYTVFHFNAEEKMFQKYSYAGYLEHQKQHANFTKQAIEMRDNFKSGKVVLSVEVMAFLKDWLIKHICGTDKKYSPFLNSKGVV, from the coding sequence ATGGCATTAATTACATGGGATGAGAATTATAGCGTGAATGTAAAGGTGTTTGATGAACATCACAGGAAGCTTGTCGAGCTGATTAACAAATTGAATGAGGGGATGAAGTCCGGTAAAGGAAAGGACGTATTGGAAAGTATATTATCTGACCTTGTAAATTACACGGTCTTTCACTTCAATGCGGAAGAGAAAATGTTTCAGAAGTATTCTTATGCCGGGTATCTGGAACATCAGAAACAACATGCCAATTTTACAAAACAGGCCATTGAAATGAGGGATAATTTCAAATCCGGAAAGGTTGTACTCAGCGTGGAGGTGATGGCGTTTTTAAAAGACTGGTTGATAAAACATATCTGCGGAACGGATAAGAAATACAGCCCATTCCTTAACAGCAAAGGAGTTGTATAA
- a CDS encoding carbohydrate porin yields MASKRRFMLNILAATSAAVLFSSTFMYSTVLAHDGEEDSDHQGEILLAREGEDSVTRPATEEHHEVGAELGHKLHPIHSDNQARISGWLTAIAQGTLGSKDVSGRKNDMAEGSLSGDIFYEARLDGSDDFMLHIDIQQGEGLVNTPALFASPNGNVTGPNNDVESFLGDQVHLAEAWYETKFVNDTLTLTLGQLDPTVYFDTNNYANNERFQFIANQFGNNTTIEFGGTGNFYGAGFRLTYSPMDLIEITVGGLDGDGDYKEMFDRPFVIAEVDLKPKLAGKEGNYRFYVWQNSLPHYRLDGDGNTSFVTTVGNPSVNLPTVLIGDKNSGFGISLDQVLTDNLGLWARLGIQDGNVSQFDRHVSGGIQLSGGAFGRKDDVIGVGVGYTLISDTYKKASGLNGNELYAEAYYNIAVKEGFYVTPDIQYIANPGGDDNRDSFAVYGARAGVMF; encoded by the coding sequence ATGGCTTCAAAGAGAAGATTTATGCTAAACATTCTGGCAGCAACATCAGCAGCAGTCCTGTTTTCCAGTACATTTATGTATTCAACCGTACTGGCGCATGATGGGGAGGAAGACAGTGATCATCAAGGGGAAATCCTCTTAGCTCGTGAAGGTGAAGATAGTGTAACCAGACCAGCTACAGAAGAACACCATGAGGTCGGTGCAGAGCTTGGTCACAAGCTCCACCCGATCCATTCTGACAATCAGGCCAGGATTAGCGGCTGGCTTACAGCGATAGCACAAGGGACATTAGGAAGTAAGGATGTCTCCGGCAGGAAAAATGACATGGCAGAGGGTTCTCTATCCGGTGACATATTCTACGAGGCCAGACTTGATGGGAGTGACGACTTCATGCTTCACATAGATATCCAGCAGGGTGAGGGTTTGGTCAATACCCCTGCACTATTTGCCTCTCCTAATGGAAATGTTACAGGACCGAATAACGATGTTGAGTCATTTCTGGGTGACCAGGTCCATCTGGCGGAGGCATGGTATGAGACAAAATTTGTAAACGACACGTTGACCCTTACCCTCGGTCAGCTTGACCCGACGGTCTATTTTGATACCAACAATTATGCAAATAATGAGCGGTTTCAGTTTATAGCAAATCAATTCGGCAATAACACGACAATAGAGTTTGGGGGAACAGGGAACTTCTATGGGGCTGGATTCAGGTTAACCTACTCACCAATGGATCTGATTGAGATTACCGTTGGTGGGTTGGATGGTGATGGGGATTATAAAGAGATGTTTGACCGGCCTTTTGTAATCGCTGAGGTGGATCTAAAACCAAAATTGGCAGGGAAGGAAGGGAATTACAGGTTCTATGTTTGGCAAAACTCCCTTCCTCACTACAGGCTTGATGGAGATGGGAATACATCCTTTGTTACTACGGTAGGTAATCCATCAGTAAACCTTCCCACTGTGTTAATTGGCGACAAGAACTCCGGCTTTGGCATCAGCCTGGATCAGGTACTTACAGATAATCTTGGTCTTTGGGCCCGCCTTGGGATCCAGGATGGTAATGTATCCCAGTTTGACCGCCATGTGAGTGGAGGCATTCAGCTTTCAGGCGGGGCCTTTGGCAGGAAAGATGATGTTATTGGAGTAGGAGTTGGTTATACCTTAATTAGTGATACCTATAAAAAAGCCTCAGGCCTGAACGGCAACGAGCTTTATGCTGAGGCATACTACAATATTGCTGTAAAAGAGGGCTTTTATGTGACACCGGATATCCAGTATATTGCCAATCCAGGAGGCGATGATAACAGGGATTCTTTTGCAGTCTATGGCGCAAGGGCCGGGGTGATGTTTTAA
- a CDS encoding DUF4198 domain-containing protein, whose amino-acid sequence MKKAGIFLITMILGFCISGIANAHFQMIIPSDEMVSQIESNKINLDVRFYHPFEGQGMNIDKPVQFGVMIGGKKFNLLNELKDIKLNDRQGKKFTAFKSTYAIKNPGDHVFFVEPKPYWEPAEETFIIHYAKVIVNALGMEEGWGTEVGLKTEIVPLTRPYGLWVGNVFQGIVKLNGKPLPFAEVEVEYFNDQAKMKAPADPMITQVVKADQNGVFTYAMPKAGWWGFAALSTDEKTMVHDGKEYPIEIGAILWVKTYNMK is encoded by the coding sequence ATGAAGAAGGCAGGGATTTTTTTAATAACTATGATATTGGGATTTTGCATTAGTGGCATTGCCAATGCACATTTCCAGATGATAATCCCATCTGACGAGATGGTGTCACAGATAGAAAGCAATAAGATCAATTTAGATGTGAGATTCTACCATCCATTTGAAGGGCAGGGAATGAATATTGATAAACCTGTGCAGTTCGGCGTGATGATTGGCGGAAAGAAGTTCAATCTTCTTAATGAGCTTAAAGATATTAAACTTAATGACAGACAAGGTAAAAAGTTTACTGCCTTCAAGTCTACTTATGCAATTAAAAACCCGGGTGACCATGTCTTTTTTGTGGAACCTAAGCCATACTGGGAGCCGGCGGAAGAGACATTCATAATCCATTACGCAAAGGTAATAGTTAATGCCCTTGGGATGGAAGAGGGGTGGGGTACAGAGGTTGGACTGAAAACTGAGATAGTGCCGCTTACAAGGCCTTATGGATTATGGGTCGGCAATGTATTTCAGGGTATTGTAAAACTTAATGGCAAGCCGCTTCCTTTTGCGGAGGTTGAGGTAGAATACTTCAATGATCAAGCAAAGATGAAGGCCCCTGCAGACCCTATGATTACTCAGGTTGTTAAGGCTGATCAGAACGGTGTCTTTACTTATGCAATGCCAAAGGCCGGTTGGTGGGGATTTGCAGCCCTGAGTACGGATGAAAAGACAATGGTACATGATGGGAAGGAGTATCCAATAGAGATTGGGGCTATATTATGGGTGAAAACATATAACATGAAGTAA